One stretch of Streptomyces agglomeratus DNA includes these proteins:
- a CDS encoding quinone-dependent dihydroorotate dehydrogenase: MYKLFFDLVFKRMDPEQAHYTAFRWIRLAARVPVLRTFVAAVLAPRHTSLRTEALGLRMHGPFGLAAGFDKNAVAIDGMSMLGFDHIEIGTVTAQPQPGNPKTRLFRLVKDRALINRMGFNNEGSEAVAARLAARNPVFKTVVGVNIGKTKIVPEEEAVADYVASTERLAAHADYLVVNVSSPNTPGLRNLQATESLRPLLTAVREAADRTVTGRRVPLLVKIAPDLADEDVDAVADLALELGLDGIIATNTTIAREGLGLKSDPALVNETGGLSGAPVKARSLEVLRRLYARVGDRITLIGVGGVENADDAWQRILAGATLVQGYSAFIYEGPFWARSIHQGLAERLANSPYATLADAVGAETRESAK, translated from the coding sequence ATGTACAAACTCTTCTTCGACCTCGTCTTCAAGCGCATGGACCCCGAGCAGGCCCACTACACGGCCTTCCGCTGGATCCGCCTCGCGGCCCGCGTCCCCGTCCTGCGCACCTTCGTCGCCGCGGTCCTGGCGCCGCGGCACACCTCGCTGCGCACCGAGGCACTGGGCCTGCGCATGCACGGCCCGTTCGGTCTCGCCGCCGGCTTCGACAAGAACGCGGTCGCCATCGACGGGATGTCGATGCTCGGCTTCGATCACATCGAAATCGGTACGGTCACCGCCCAGCCGCAGCCCGGCAACCCCAAGACGCGCCTCTTCCGCCTCGTGAAGGACCGCGCGCTCATCAACCGCATGGGGTTCAACAACGAAGGCTCCGAGGCCGTGGCGGCCCGCCTGGCGGCCCGTAACCCCGTCTTCAAGACGGTCGTCGGCGTCAACATCGGCAAGACCAAGATCGTTCCGGAGGAGGAGGCCGTCGCCGACTACGTCGCCTCCACCGAGCGGCTCGCCGCCCACGCCGACTACCTCGTCGTCAACGTCTCGTCCCCGAACACCCCGGGCCTGCGCAACCTCCAGGCCACCGAGTCGCTGCGCCCGCTGCTGACGGCGGTGCGCGAGGCGGCCGACCGTACGGTCACCGGCCGCCGCGTCCCGCTGCTCGTGAAGATCGCGCCCGACCTGGCCGACGAGGACGTCGACGCCGTCGCCGACCTCGCGCTGGAGCTCGGACTGGACGGCATCATCGCCACCAACACCACCATCGCGCGCGAGGGCCTCGGCCTGAAGTCCGACCCGGCCCTGGTCAACGAGACCGGCGGACTGTCCGGAGCGCCCGTCAAGGCGCGCTCCCTGGAGGTCCTGCGCCGCCTGTACGCCCGCGTGGGCGACCGGATCACCCTGATCGGGGTCGGGGGCGTCGAGAACGCCGACGACGCCTGGCAGCGCATCCTGGCGGGCGCCACGCTCGTCCAGGGCTACAGCGCCTTCATCTACGAGGGACCCTTCTGGGCCCGCTCGATCCACCAGGGCCTCGCCGAGCGTCTCGCGAACAGCCCGTACGCCACGCTCGCCGACGCCGTCGGCGCCGAGACCCGGGAGAGTGCCAAGTGA
- the pyrF gene encoding orotidine-5'-phosphate decarboxylase, whose translation MTGATVETFGARLRRSMDTRGPLCVGIDPHASLLSAWGLGDDVKGLETFTRTVVEALADRVAVLKPQSAFFERFGSRGIAVLEKAVEEARAAGALVLMDAKRGDIGSTMGAYAQTYLHKDSPLFSDAVTVSPYLGFGSLRPALDAAVINGCGVFVLALTSNPEGAEVQRATAASGRSLAQLMLDHMAAENEGAEPLGSVGAVVGATLGDAGVDLAINGPLLAPGIGAQGATPADLPKVFGAAVGNVVPSVSRGVLRFGPDVTGLRESASRFADEVRAAVSGR comes from the coding sequence GTGACCGGAGCGACCGTCGAGACCTTCGGCGCGCGCCTGCGCCGCTCCATGGACACCCGCGGCCCGCTCTGCGTCGGCATCGACCCGCACGCCTCGCTGCTGAGCGCGTGGGGTCTGGGTGACGACGTCAAGGGGCTGGAGACCTTCACGCGCACGGTCGTCGAGGCACTGGCCGACCGGGTCGCCGTACTGAAGCCGCAGTCGGCGTTCTTCGAGCGCTTCGGCTCGCGCGGCATCGCCGTACTGGAGAAGGCGGTCGAGGAGGCGAGGGCGGCCGGCGCGCTGGTGCTTATGGACGCCAAGCGCGGCGACATCGGCTCCACGATGGGCGCGTACGCCCAGACGTACCTCCACAAGGACTCGCCGCTCTTCTCGGATGCGGTGACCGTCTCGCCGTACCTCGGTTTCGGCTCGCTGCGTCCGGCACTGGACGCGGCCGTGATCAACGGCTGCGGTGTGTTCGTACTCGCGCTGACGTCCAACCCGGAGGGCGCCGAGGTCCAGCGGGCCACCGCCGCCTCCGGCCGGTCGCTCGCGCAGCTGATGCTCGACCACATGGCGGCCGAGAACGAGGGCGCCGAGCCGCTCGGGTCGGTCGGCGCGGTGGTCGGCGCGACGCTCGGCGACGCGGGTGTCGATCTGGCGATCAACGGTCCGCTGCTGGCGCCGGGCATCGGCGCGCAGGGTGCGACGCCGGCCGATCTGCCGAAGGTCTTCGGGGCCGCGGTCGGCAATGTCGTGCCGAGTGTGAGCCGCGGTGTGCTCCGCTTCGGGCCCGATGTGACCGGACTGCGCGAGTCCGCTTCTCGCTTCGCCGACGAGGTCAGGGCGGCCGTCTCGGGGAGGTGA
- the rpoZ gene encoding DNA-directed RNA polymerase subunit omega, protein MSSSISTPEGIINPPIDELLEATDSKYSLVIYAAKRARQINAYYSQLGEGLLEYVGPLVDTHVHEKPLSIALREINAGLLTSEAIEGPAQ, encoded by the coding sequence GTGTCCTCTTCCATTTCCACGCCCGAGGGCATCATCAACCCGCCGATCGACGAGCTGCTCGAGGCTACGGACTCGAAGTACAGCCTCGTGATCTACGCGGCGAAGCGTGCGCGTCAGATCAACGCGTACTACTCGCAGCTCGGTGAGGGTCTGCTCGAGTACGTCGGCCCTCTGGTGGACACCCACGTCCACGAGAAGCCGCTCTCGATCGCCCTGCGCGAGATCAACGCGGGTCTGCTGACCTCCGAGGCCATCGAGGGCCCGGCTCAGTAG
- the coaBC gene encoding bifunctional phosphopantothenoylcysteine decarboxylase/phosphopantothenate--cysteine ligase CoaBC: MDKPKVVLGVSGGIAAYKACELLRRLTESGHDVRVVPTEASLHFVGAATWSALSGNPVSAEVWESVHEVPHVRIGQAADLVVVAPATADMLARAAHGLADDLLTNTLLTARCPVIFAPAMHTEMWEHPATQENVATLRRRGAVVVEPAVGRLTGVDTGKGRLPDPDEIFEVCRRVLARGVTRPDLAGRHVVISAGGTREPLDPVRYLGNRSSGKQGYALARTAVARGARVTLIEANTGLPDPAGADVVRAGTAVQLREAVLKAAADADVVVMAAAVADFRPAVYAEGKIKKKDGQEPAAVELVRNPDILAEISAERRGRPGQVVVGFAAETDNVLANGRDKLRRKGCDLLVVNEVGERKTFGSEENEAVVLDADGGETPVPYGPKEALADTVWDLVTRRLD; the protein is encoded by the coding sequence GTGGACAAGCCCAAGGTCGTGCTGGGGGTCAGCGGAGGCATCGCCGCCTACAAGGCGTGCGAGCTGCTGCGCCGACTGACGGAATCCGGCCATGATGTGCGGGTCGTGCCGACCGAGGCGTCGCTCCACTTCGTCGGCGCCGCCACCTGGTCGGCGCTGTCCGGCAACCCTGTTTCGGCGGAGGTCTGGGAGTCGGTGCACGAGGTGCCGCACGTGCGGATCGGACAGGCCGCCGACCTGGTCGTCGTCGCCCCCGCCACGGCGGACATGCTGGCCAGGGCGGCCCACGGACTGGCCGACGACCTCCTGACGAACACCCTGCTCACCGCGCGATGTCCGGTGATCTTCGCGCCCGCGATGCACACCGAGATGTGGGAGCACCCCGCCACCCAGGAGAACGTCGCCACCCTGCGCCGCCGCGGCGCCGTTGTCGTCGAGCCCGCCGTGGGGCGGCTGACCGGCGTCGACACCGGCAAGGGCCGGCTGCCCGACCCGGACGAGATCTTCGAGGTCTGCCGCCGCGTGCTCGCGCGGGGCGTGACGCGTCCGGACCTCGCGGGGAGGCACGTCGTGATCAGCGCGGGCGGTACGCGTGAGCCGCTCGACCCCGTCCGCTACCTGGGGAATCGTTCCTCCGGCAAGCAGGGGTACGCCCTCGCCCGTACGGCCGTCGCGCGGGGCGCGCGGGTCACGCTGATCGAGGCGAACACCGGTCTGCCGGACCCGGCGGGCGCCGATGTCGTCCGTGCCGGGACGGCGGTACAGCTGCGCGAGGCGGTCCTGAAGGCGGCGGCGGACGCGGACGTCGTGGTGATGGCCGCAGCGGTGGCCGATTTCCGCCCGGCGGTGTACGCCGAGGGAAAGATCAAGAAGAAGGACGGCCAGGAGCCGGCCGCCGTCGAGCTGGTCCGTAACCCGGACATCCTCGCCGAGATCTCCGCCGAGCGGCGCGGACGGCCCGGACAGGTGGTCGTCGGCTTCGCCGCCGAGACCGACAACGTCCTCGCCAACGGCCGGGACAAACTGCGCCGCAAGGGCTGTGACCTGCTGGTCGTCAATGAGGTGGGGGAGCGCAAGACGTTCGGCTCCGAGGAGAACGAAGCCGTCGTGCTCGACGCCGACGGGGGCGAGACCCCGGTGCCGTACGGACCCAAGGAGGCGCTGGCCGACACGGTCTGGGATCTGGTGACACGACGGCTCGATTAA
- the metK gene encoding methionine adenosyltransferase gives MSRRLFTSESVTEGHPDKIADQISDTILDALLREDPASRVAVETLITTGLVHVAGEVTTKAYADIPTLVRNKILDIGYDSSKKGFDGASCGVSVSIGAQSPDIAQGVDTAYETRVEGDDDELDKQGAGDQGLMFGYACDETPELMPLPIHLAHQLSRRLSEVRKNGTIPYLRPDGKTQVTIEYDGDKAVRLDTVVVSSQHASDIDLDSLLAPDIREFVVEHVLTGLLEDGIKLDTEGYRLLVNPTGRFEIGGPMGDAGLTGRKIIIDTYGGMARHGGGAFSGKDPSKVDRSAAYAMRWVAKNVVAAGLAARCEVQVAYAIGKAEPVGLFVETFGTATLATEKIENAIAEVFDLRPAAIIRDLDLLRPIYAQTAAYGHFGRELPDFTWERTDRVEALRTAAGL, from the coding sequence GTGTCCCGCCGCCTGTTCACCTCGGAGTCCGTGACCGAGGGCCACCCCGACAAGATCGCTGACCAGATCAGCGACACGATCCTCGACGCGCTCCTGCGGGAGGACCCGGCTTCCCGGGTCGCCGTGGAGACCTTGATCACCACCGGCCTGGTGCACGTCGCCGGCGAAGTGACGACCAAGGCTTACGCCGACATCCCCACGCTCGTACGCAACAAGATCCTCGACATCGGGTACGACTCCTCGAAGAAGGGCTTCGACGGCGCCTCGTGCGGCGTCTCGGTGTCCATCGGCGCCCAGTCCCCGGACATCGCGCAGGGTGTCGACACGGCGTACGAGACGCGCGTCGAGGGCGATGACGACGAGCTCGACAAGCAGGGCGCGGGCGACCAGGGCCTGATGTTCGGTTACGCGTGCGACGAGACGCCCGAGCTGATGCCGCTGCCGATCCACCTCGCGCACCAGCTCTCGCGCCGGCTCTCCGAGGTCCGCAAGAACGGGACGATCCCGTACCTGCGCCCCGACGGCAAGACCCAGGTCACCATCGAGTACGACGGCGACAAGGCCGTCCGCCTCGACACGGTCGTCGTCTCCTCGCAGCACGCGTCGGACATCGACCTCGACTCGCTGCTCGCTCCCGACATCCGAGAGTTCGTCGTCGAGCACGTCCTGACCGGGCTCCTCGAGGACGGCATCAAGCTGGACACCGAGGGCTACCGCCTGCTGGTCAACCCGACCGGGCGCTTCGAGATCGGCGGCCCGATGGGCGACGCCGGCCTCACCGGCCGCAAGATCATCATTGACACGTACGGCGGCATGGCCCGGCACGGCGGCGGCGCGTTCTCCGGCAAGGACCCGTCCAAGGTCGACCGCTCCGCGGCGTACGCGATGCGCTGGGTCGCCAAGAACGTCGTCGCCGCGGGCCTCGCCGCCCGGTGCGAGGTCCAGGTCGCGTACGCGATCGGCAAGGCCGAGCCGGTGGGTCTGTTCGTCGAAACCTTCGGCACCGCCACGCTTGCCACCGAGAAGATCGAGAACGCCATCGCCGAGGTCTTCGACCTCCGTCCGGCCGCGATCATCCGCGACCTCGATCTGCTGCGCCCGATCTACGCCCAGACGGCGGCGTACGGCCACTTCGGCCGCGAGCTTCCCGACTTCACCTGGGAGCGCACGGACCGCGTCGAGGCACTGCGCACGGCGGCCGGTCTCTGA
- the carB gene encoding carbamoyl-phosphate synthase large subunit, with product MPKRTDIQSVLVIGSGPIVIGQAAEFDYSGTQACRVLKAEGLRVILVNSNPATIMTDPEIADATYVEPITPEFVEKIIAKERPDALLPTLGGQTALNTAISMHEQGVLEKYGVELIGANVEAINKGEDRDLFKGVVEAVKAKIGYGESARSVICHSMDDVLAGVDTLGGYPVVVRPSFTMGGAGSGFAHNEDELRRIAGQGLTLSPTTEVLLEESILGWKEYELELMRDKNDNVVVVCSIENFDPMGVHTGDSITVAPAMTLTDREYQRLRDVGIAIIREVGVDTGGCNIQFAINPDDGRIIVIEMNPRVSRSSALASKATGFPIAKIAARLAVGYTLDEIPNDITEKTPASFEPTLDYVVVKVPRFAFEKFPLADATLTTTMKSVGEAMAIGRNFTEALQKALRSLEKKGSQFAFTGDPGDKVDLLEIAKVPTDGRINTVMQAIRAGATPEEVFDATKIDPWFVDQMFLIKEHADALAAAEKLDPDLLAEAKRHGFSDAQIGDIRGLREDVVREVRHALGVRPVYKTVDTCAAEFAAKTPYFYSSYDEESEVAPREKPAVIILGSGPNRIGQGIEFDYSCVHASFALSDAGYETVMVNCNPETVSTDYDTSDRLYFEPLTLEDVLEIVHAETLAGPIAGVIVQLGGQTPLGLAQALKDNGVPVVGTPPEAIHAAEDRGAFGRVLAEAGLPAPKHGTATTFDEAKAIADEIGYPVLVRPSYVLGGRGMEIVYDETRLSSYIAESTEISPTRPVLVDRFLDDAIEIDVDALYDGTELYLGGVMEHIEEAGIHSGDSACALPPITLGGFDIKRLRISTEAIAKGVGVRGLINIQFAMAGDILYVLEANPRASRTVPFTSKATAVPLAKAAARISLGATVAELRAEGMLPKTGDGGTLPLDAPISVKEAVMPWSRFRDIQGRGVDTVLGPEMRSTGEVMGIDSVFGTAYAKSQAGAYGPLPTKGRAFISVANRDKRSMIFPARELVAHGFELLATSGTAEVLKRNGINATVVRKQSEGQGPQGERTIVQLIHDGEVDLIVNTPYGTGGRLDGYEIRTAAVARSVPCLTTVQALAAAVQGIDALTHGDVGVRSLQEHAEHLTAAREV from the coding sequence GTGCCTAAGCGCACCGATATCCAGTCCGTCCTGGTCATCGGCTCCGGTCCGATCGTCATCGGCCAGGCCGCGGAGTTCGACTACTCCGGCACGCAGGCCTGCCGCGTCCTCAAGGCCGAGGGCCTGCGCGTCATCCTGGTCAACTCCAACCCGGCGACGATCATGACCGACCCGGAGATCGCCGACGCCACGTACGTCGAGCCGATCACCCCGGAGTTCGTCGAGAAGATCATCGCCAAGGAGCGCCCCGACGCGCTGCTGCCGACCCTCGGCGGCCAGACCGCGCTCAACACCGCGATCTCCATGCACGAGCAGGGTGTGCTGGAGAAGTACGGCGTCGAGCTCATCGGCGCCAACGTCGAGGCCATCAACAAGGGCGAGGACCGCGACCTCTTCAAGGGCGTCGTCGAGGCCGTCAAGGCCAAGATCGGTTACGGCGAGTCCGCCCGCTCGGTCATCTGCCACTCCATGGACGACGTCCTCGCCGGCGTCGACACCCTCGGCGGCTACCCCGTCGTCGTACGCCCCTCCTTCACCATGGGCGGCGCCGGCTCCGGCTTCGCGCACAACGAGGACGAGCTGCGCCGCATCGCCGGACAGGGCCTCACGCTCTCGCCGACCACCGAGGTGCTCCTGGAGGAGTCCATCCTCGGCTGGAAGGAGTACGAGCTGGAGCTGATGCGCGACAAGAACGACAACGTCGTGGTCGTCTGCTCCATCGAGAACTTCGACCCGATGGGCGTGCACACCGGCGACTCGATCACCGTCGCGCCCGCCATGACGCTGACCGACCGCGAGTACCAGCGGCTGCGCGACGTCGGCATCGCGATCATCCGCGAGGTCGGCGTCGACACCGGCGGCTGCAACATCCAGTTCGCGATCAACCCCGACGACGGCCGCATCATCGTCATTGAGATGAACCCGCGTGTGTCGCGTTCGTCCGCGCTGGCCTCCAAGGCGACCGGCTTCCCGATCGCCAAGATCGCCGCACGTCTCGCCGTCGGCTACACGCTCGACGAGATCCCGAACGACATCACCGAGAAGACCCCGGCGTCCTTCGAGCCCACGCTCGACTACGTCGTCGTCAAGGTGCCCCGCTTCGCGTTCGAGAAGTTCCCGCTCGCCGACGCCACCCTCACCACCACCATGAAGTCGGTGGGCGAGGCCATGGCCATCGGCCGCAACTTCACCGAGGCCCTCCAGAAGGCGCTGCGCTCGCTGGAGAAGAAGGGCAGCCAGTTCGCCTTCACCGGCGACCCGGGCGACAAGGTCGACCTCCTGGAGATCGCCAAGGTCCCCACGGACGGCCGCATCAACACCGTCATGCAGGCGATCCGGGCCGGCGCCACCCCCGAGGAGGTCTTCGACGCCACGAAGATCGACCCGTGGTTCGTCGACCAGATGTTCCTCATCAAGGAGCACGCGGACGCCCTCGCCGCCGCTGAGAAGCTCGACCCGGACCTGCTCGCGGAAGCGAAGCGCCACGGCTTCTCCGACGCCCAGATCGGTGACATCCGCGGCCTGCGCGAGGACGTCGTACGCGAGGTCCGGCACGCGCTCGGGGTCCGCCCGGTCTACAAGACGGTCGACACCTGCGCCGCCGAGTTCGCCGCGAAGACGCCGTACTTCTACTCCTCGTACGACGAGGAGTCCGAGGTCGCGCCGCGCGAGAAGCCCGCCGTGATCATCCTGGGCTCCGGCCCGAACCGCATCGGCCAGGGCATCGAGTTCGACTACTCCTGCGTCCACGCCTCCTTCGCGCTCAGCGACGCCGGCTACGAGACCGTGATGGTCAACTGCAACCCAGAGACCGTCTCCACGGACTACGACACCTCCGACCGCCTGTACTTCGAGCCGCTGACGCTCGAGGACGTGCTGGAGATCGTCCACGCCGAGACCCTCGCGGGCCCGATCGCGGGCGTCATCGTCCAGCTCGGCGGCCAGACCCCGCTGGGTCTCGCGCAGGCGCTCAAGGACAACGGCGTCCCGGTCGTCGGCACCCCGCCGGAGGCCATCCACGCCGCCGAGGACCGCGGCGCGTTCGGCCGCGTCCTCGCGGAGGCCGGCCTCCCGGCCCCCAAGCACGGCACCGCGACGACCTTCGACGAGGCCAAGGCCATCGCCGACGAGATCGGCTACCCGGTCCTCGTACGCCCGTCGTACGTGCTCGGCGGGCGCGGCATGGAGATCGTGTACGACGAGACGCGCCTGTCCTCGTACATCGCGGAGTCCACCGAGATCAGCCCCACCCGGCCGGTCCTCGTCGACCGCTTCCTCGACGACGCGATCGAGATCGACGTCGACGCGCTCTACGACGGCACCGAGCTGTACCTCGGCGGCGTCATGGAGCACATCGAGGAAGCCGGCATCCACTCCGGCGACTCCGCCTGCGCGCTGCCCCCGATCACCCTCGGCGGCTTCGACATCAAGCGGCTGCGGATCTCCACCGAGGCCATCGCCAAGGGTGTCGGCGTGCGCGGACTGATCAACATCCAGTTCGCCATGGCCGGGGACATCCTGTACGTCCTCGAAGCCAACCCGCGCGCCTCGCGCACCGTCCCCTTCACCTCCAAGGCGACCGCGGTGCCGCTCGCGAAGGCCGCCGCCCGCATCTCGCTGGGCGCGACCGTCGCCGAGCTGCGCGCGGAGGGCATGCTGCCGAAGACCGGCGACGGCGGCACGCTGCCGCTCGACGCGCCGATCTCCGTCAAGGAGGCCGTGATGCCGTGGAGCCGCTTCCGCGACATCCAGGGCCGCGGCGTGGACACCGTCCTCGGCCCGGAGATGCGCTCGACCGGTGAGGTCATGGGCATCGACTCGGTCTTCGGCACGGCGTACGCCAAGTCGCAGGCGGGCGCGTACGGTCCGCTGCCGACGAAGGGCCGGGCGTTCATCTCGGTCGCCAACCGGGACAAGCGCTCGATGATCTTCCCGGCGCGCGAGCTGGTCGCTCACGGCTTCGAGCTGCTCGCCACCTCCGGCACGGCCGAGGTCCTCAAGCGCAACGGCATCAACGCCACCGTCGTGCGCAAGCAGAGCGAGGGCCAGGGCCCGCAGGGCGAGCGGACGATCGTCCAGCTCATCCACGACGGCGAGGTCGACCTCATCGTCAACACGCCGTACGGCACCGGCGGCCGGCTCGACGGCTACGAGATCCGTACCGCCGCCGTGGCCCGCAGCGTTCCCTGCCTCACGACGGTCCAGGCCCTCGCGGCCGCCGTCCAGGGCATCGACGCGCTCACCCACGGCGACGTGGGCGTGCGTTCCCTCCAGGAACACGCGGAACACCTGACCGCGGCCCGCGAGGTCTAG
- a CDS encoding integration host factor, whose amino-acid sequence MALPPLTPEQRAAALEKAAAARRERAEVKNRLKHSGASLHEVIKQGQENDVVGKMKVSALLESLPGVGKVRAKQIMERLGISESRRVRGLGSNQIASLEREFGGGAA is encoded by the coding sequence GTGGCTCTTCCGCCCCTTACCCCTGAACAGCGCGCAGCCGCGCTCGAAAAGGCCGCCGCGGCTCGCCGGGAGCGGGCCGAGGTCAAGAATCGACTCAAGCACTCCGGCGCCTCGCTCCACGAGGTCATCAAGCAGGGACAGGAGAATGACGTCGTCGGCAAGATGAAGGTCTCCGCCCTGCTCGAATCTCTGCCGGGCGTCGGCAAGGTCCGTGCCAAGCAGATCATGGAGCGGCTCGGCATCTCCGAGAGCCGTCGTGTGCGCGGTCTCGGCTCCAACCAGATCGCCTCTTTGGAGCGCGAGTTCGGCGGCGGAGCCGCCTGA
- the gmk gene encoding guanylate kinase: MAATSRGTTPVPPDVRPRLTVLSGPSGVGKSTVVAHMRKVHPEVWLSVSATTRKPRPGERHGVQYFFVSDEEFDKLVANGELLEWAEFAGNRYGTPRRAVADRLEAGEPVLLEIDLQGARLVRESMPEAQLVFLAPPSWDELVRRLTGRGTEAPDVIERRLEAAKIELAAEAEFDTTLVNTSVEDVARELLALMEVA, translated from the coding sequence ATGGCTGCAACATCCCGGGGGACGACCCCCGTACCCCCGGACGTACGTCCGCGGCTGACCGTGCTCTCCGGCCCCTCGGGCGTCGGTAAGAGCACGGTCGTCGCCCATATGCGCAAGGTCCACCCCGAGGTATGGCTCTCGGTGTCGGCCACCACACGCAAGCCGCGACCCGGCGAGCGCCACGGCGTCCAGTACTTCTTCGTGAGCGACGAGGAGTTCGACAAGCTCGTCGCCAACGGTGAGCTGCTGGAGTGGGCCGAGTTCGCCGGCAACCGTTACGGCACGCCCCGGCGTGCCGTGGCCGACCGGCTCGAAGCGGGTGAGCCCGTGCTCCTGGAGATCGATCTCCAGGGCGCACGGCTCGTCCGTGAGTCGATGCCGGAGGCTCAACTGGTCTTCCTGGCCCCGCCCAGCTGGGACGAGCTGGTCCGCAGGCTGACCGGTCGCGGTACGGAGGCGCCCGATGTCATCGAGCGCCGCCTGGAGGCCGCGAAGATCGAACTCGCCGCTGAGGCGGAGTTCGACACCACCCTGGTCAACACCTCCGTCGAGGACGTGGCGCGCGAGCTGCTAGCCTTGATGGAAGTTGCTTGA